A region of the Canis lupus dingo isolate Sandy chromosome 8, ASM325472v2, whole genome shotgun sequence genome:
CTAATATTAACAGCATGCAACATAGCTACTCGTTGAGGAGTTCTAAAAGGCCCTAAAGTAATGGAATCCTGAAAGTctcataaaaataagagaaacatcATTAGCTAACTAGTAAATACCATGCCGAAAGTAACTCAATGACAATCTTAAATCTGAACTATTTAGATTATAAAATTTAAGATCTTTATCTATCATGCAAAAATGGCAGTACTACTTTATAATCTGAGTATCATCTCTATCTCCTTTGGCTAAAtaggaaagaacaaaactgtCCATGGTACTCTCCCCTAGTAATTCTGTCATTCTTACTCTGCACAGTATGTGTTTTCCATGTTATTGTGAGAGAGAGGTGCTGCACAGAAGTGCCCATAGGGACCAAGACTTTATCTATACTGGAATTGAATCTGGAAAAAGTAAGTTTATCTGAATGGAGTTTTACACAGAATTGAGTATTTCTCAATGTAAGAGGATTTTGtgctctaatgaaaaaaaaaaaatcgaataaGTCTGATTCTTTAGATTGTCCATAATTACTAACTTAATTCTTAAATTAAGGGACTGGTCTGCAGGAGGAACAAAGCTccttaccattaaaaaaaaaaacaaaacaagacatcAGTTTAAGCATCAATTTTGCTTCCATAGAAAAGAATTAGTTTTCAGACCCAAGTAAAATTTATAGaccatgaaaaagtaaaaaaatgggaGGCCAAAAAAGTAGGCAAAATACTAAATGTTTAGCATTAGAAACTCATCCCTGATTGTCAGCCTGGCCCTGCTATCTATCACACATGTCATTTTTACAGACCTACTAGTCTGACCAAGAACCCTAATTTTAAGAAAGACTTTAAAAGTATgcatttttagggcagcccgggtggctcatcggtttggcgccgccttcagcccagggcgtgatcctcgagacccgggatcgaggcccgcgtcgggctccctgcatggagcctgcttctccctctgcctgtgtctctgcctctctctctctctccgtgtctatcatgaataaataaataaaatcttaaaaaaaaaaaaaaggatgcatttttaaagtgaatgCAACAATAATCCTAGAGTAGCTCAACAACTGACACTACAGATCAGTGATTCAGAAGATAATTAAACTTTGTGTCTATTAGCAAATTAGCAACCACACCCCTTAAAAAGACAACTCGGGCAGTGTTCCATTAACTTTCATAAACAGTGACTTTCGTTTAAAATTCATTACTTCATTGCCTCGGACGACCATATTTGTTTTGGAATTTACACTAAGGTTTTACAAACATTGTTCCCTGAGTAAAGCTAAAGACTTTTCCCGAGGCGGAAAGAGAATTAGTTTGGGGGAAGGCACTGTATATTATGGTGAAACTGGGTCTTCGTTACCGAACgattaaaatataagaacaatTAATTACAGTTATATTCGGTGCATCACAGGAATTAAAACCATTCACAAAGCCAAAGCCCAATGATAATGCCAGCCCACCAGCAGCGTTTCCTTTGGGTTCTAAGAAAGGCACTGCTATAAAAGAATATAGTTTGACAGCTGAGTCTCTGTGTCCACCCGACGACTTAATTGTTTGAGACCTAGAGAGGGCCCGTTGGCGGGGAACTGTGAAGACCGGTGGAAGGCGAGGTTTGGGAGGGAAACGGGCAATTTAAAACAACTGCGGGCAGTGAGGAGCGCTCCCCCGGGCCCCGCCCTTACCTGCCAGCGGCCGTAGGTGAGCAGGACCATGGCGATGGGGATGGCGGTGCCGGACATGGCGTGGGTGGAGGGCATGCTGTACTCGGAGTTGTAGAAGACCTCCAACTTGACCACGGGCGGCGAGGCGGGCCGCGGCCAGCGGATGACGTCCTTGGTGCACTGGCCCAGGTACATGACCAGCACCCAGATGACCACCAGCCGCCGGCCCACCAGGGCGTCCAGGTTCCAGATCCAGAAGGGGAAGAACAGGATGTAAAAGAGCTCGTTGCCCAGCTCCGTGCCGAGGCAGAACAGGTAGTAGAGCGGCCAGTTGCTCACGTGGGCCAGCTCGCCCTCCTCGTCCGTCAGCGAGTTGCGGCGCAGGGCGCCCACGCGCCGCGGCGAGGCCGGGCCCAGCTCGCTCGCCAGCCCGTTCCGCACGCCGTTGGGGGCGCCGCGGCCGCCGGGCTTGGCCGGACACTGATTGCGGCCGCCGCCGGGCGGCTGGGGGCCTGCGGACGCCCCCAGCTGCGGCTCCCGGCGCCGGACGCCGCGGGCGAGGGGCGCCTCCGCCTTCTCATCCTCCCCCTGAGCGGCGGCGGGCCCGGCGGATCGGCGCGGAAGCGCTTCCACCCCGCACAGCCGCTGGAAACGGGCCACTTTCTGCGGCTCCTGCAGACGGCCCGCCAGCTGGGTCAGGCGCTGCCTCAGCGACATGATAACGGGACCCGGCGGCCCGCGGACGGgcggacggcggcggcggcggcggcggcgtgcACGGCGGGCCGGCCCCGGCGCAGTCCCGAGCCGTCCCCGCGCGCCGGGCGGGCCAGTGGCAGCGGCGCCCAGCGGCACCCGGTCGGCTCTGCCCGGCGACGGCGCCTCAGGCCGCAGCGGCCgccgcgcgcgcccccgcccccgcccccgccccggacccctccccctccccctccccggacggccgcgcgcgcccccgcgccccctcctctcctctcccctcccctcccctcccctcccgcgcgcgctccgcccccgcccgcggcctcCACGCGCCGGCGCGCGcagagccccgcccccgccccgcccccgcccgctgcCGCCGGGAGAGGGGGCCCGGCCGCGAGGGGCCGCCCGGAGCGCATCCGGAGGCGTCTGGGCGTTGAGGCTCGGCGGGGCGGCCGCCGGGAGACGTTCGCCTCGGCCTCCAGCGGGCGTCGCGgcgcccggcccctcccccgcctccctccGGCTGAGGTGCGGGGCTCCCCTCTGACCGGGCGTCGGCCCCGAGAGGCCGCGAACGAGGTGCGGGCGATGCGAGCGGCGGAGCACGGGACGGGCTCCCGGCCCGCACGCACACGGTACCGGCGACTGAAGGCGGAATAACCACCGTGGGCTCGGGATCGCCGGCCTCGGGCACCTCGGGGCTGCGCTGGCGGTTCGGGTCCTGACGCCGCGCGCCGGCGGACCCCGTGGCCGGCCCCGTGCAGGTCCCGCGGCGGGAGGCTGCCCTCCCACGGCACAGCCGCGCGGGACGCCAGCGTGGGATCCCCCTTTCAAGAATTCTACTAGCTAGTGGGGTTGCGCGCGGGAAATGCAATTGGTGGCTGAAAGCAGCGTGTaggctttttgggtttttttttttgagcttgaTGAGGCTGATGTAGAGGCTTGGCTTGCATGCCTCACAAGTTACAGACTTGACTTCTAGAAAATGTAGAGTTCGTATTAGAAGGCCTCGGAGCTCTAATTCCAGGAAGTTGCTTCAGGTAAGGAGGAGGTCTGTAATTAAAGAATTTGAACCTCTTCCAAGGAACACGCTGGAAATTTCCCCTCCGGTgtcattagaaatattttccttcgGAGAGTTagtctcctcctcccactccactTGCTAGGCTGTGAGTAAATCATCCTCCTTGTCTTAAAGTTGGCTCACAGTATAAATGAGAGACCCAGGTAGCAGATGGTAAATGCTAAACTGGAGACCTCAGCAAACACGCTCTGGGAAGGAGAAGAGCCAAATTGACTAGGGACACAGGAAAGGTAAAAAAGGGGCCCTCTTGAGTTAAGACCATTGTTAGAGAGCAAGATAAGAATAGGCGGACACACTGAGGAGGAGAGAAGATGAATCAAGACGGAATGGGAACGTACAAAGATGTGTTTGGTTAACCATAGCCCATAGAATCAGAGTAGGAAGAGTCAGTGGTTGGAATGGGGTTAGAAAGAGGGCGTGGGACAAGACTGCAAAGACCTTGAATGTCAAGCTGGAGATTTTGTTCTgtaggcagtggggagccatggaaggctTTGAACCTAGGGAGTGACACCATCAGAACTGTGTGCTTTAGAAAGGTAACTAAGagtgaaagtatcagtgagggtgacagcacatgagagacacctagctctgggaaacgaacaagggctggtggaaggggaggtgggcagggggatgggttgggtgatgggcactgagggggcacttggtgggatgagcactgggtgttatgctatatgttggcaaattgaacatcaataaaaaagaaagaaaaaagaaagaaagaagaaagaaagaaagaaagaaagaaagaaagaaagaaagaaagagaaagaaagaaaaaagaaaagaagaaaagaaaactaagaaggaAACCAAAGATCAATTGCCAGAGGGTAACTAAGAAGGAAACCAAAGATCAATTGCCAGAGGTCAGAGACCAAAGGCCAGGTAAATAATTAGAAGATTATTGCGCTAGTCagatgagagagaatgagaacctGAACCAGGACTATGGTTCTGGGAACCGAAAGGAAGAGGGATAGATTTGAAAAGGATTTTGGAAGtaggaaaaagttaaaagtatttCATTTGAATTCATAGGTCTGCAGGCAAATAATAATAGTCCATCCTGATTTGGAACACATTGTGTCTAATATTGAGACACTTATAATCTAAGACGGAGAcaaaaaacatgagaaaacatGTAAGTATGTTCAAAGATGTAAAGGCAGGCATACCAAACAGTTCAAGGAAGTGAGACCCAAGCAATCACTACACAGAGTAAGCAGAGAGGAGGCTTTTTGGGTTACCTATGAATGGTTCTGTGAAATGGATCATTAGCTGGCATTTGAAAACAAGGAGCAACTTGTACAGAGAAAGGTGGGAACAGCCCTCAGTGAGGCAGTTTACACATGTTCTTTTGTCAAAATAATTTGTCTATAAAGGAATTATTCAGATTCAAGGAATTTCCAATTCTGGGGATTCATTAGCCTAAAgatagcagaggaagaggaaaatatggaaaagtagAAGTGATATGTATATCTTAGGGTTAAATTATGACTTCTTCAACATGACATATTTTGTCAGAATGCAATATTCTCTTTAAAGGtaaaagagagggcagccctggtggcacagcggtttagcgccacctgcaacccagggtgtgatcctggagacccgggatccagtcccacatcgagctcccggcatgaagcctgcttttccctctgcctgtctctgcctctctctctctctctctctctctctctctgaataaataaatttaaaaaaataaataaaggtaaaagagAGATGATGGGGAAATGAGAATGTGGCCTATGACTgcactgaagagaaaaataatgtgagTTGACGAAACTTGAAAGGGCTGATGCTGTCCTGCTGGTGCTGTAAATCTGTTAAGTATAAGGACAAGGCCAAAAGCACCAAACCACCGTGATGAAAAGAATAGTTCTGGTGGGTTTTATTTACACTTACTCTAACCTTTTCATCTTGAAACTTAATAGGAATTTAACTCAATGGAaggttaaaatataaacattctgTGGCAAGCATTTTTATAACAAagcataaacattattttaaaagaaaaacattgcagGGAGGAGAAAAACATTGCTACCAAGTAAGGATATGGCTATCTGGGTGTGATAGTCAAATGTCTTAGTTTCTGTTGTATAATTAACATGTTAAATGAATTTTGTTAGATCCTTCTTTGTACTTCAGTTTAACTTTCTGTAATATTAAAACCTTTTTGAGATATGTGAACTATAGATGCAAAGTATTGCTGTCATTTCTAAATGAAGCTTTCATAAAAGTAGTAGAGAAACAATATATATACTCTTAACCTTGGTCATTTTACCTTCCTCAACTAATTTAAATCAAGTTGTTTTTTATCATACTAGGTTGAGGTAAAGCATTGATTCAACAACTTTTACAATGAAGTCTTAAGAACTTTACCTTGGAAACACATCTTCTAAGtaatgtaatatttaaaactatgttatacatattgtatatttgaaagttactcaGATAATAGaccttaaaagtcctcatcataaaaaaagatgatggatgttaactaaaattgtggtaatcattttgtgatatattcataaatCATTATATACTTTAATACAAActtttttgtcaattatatctcaaactGGGAAGAAAAAACTATGTTACTTAATAAGAAAATTCAGTTTAAACTGAATAtcatcaatttattttctcttgcctAGAACACAACttaattttttgttcattaaactacaaaatgtatatattgcaaactATCCTAAATTATTACTGTTAActattggtaaaatatttttggcATGTAGATGGCAACATGTAGTACATTATGGGAATCAATAAATAGTGAATAtgaatttgttatttttgaaatattaaaccTGTTTATTAAATTCTTTGCATATATACCTAGTGATTTTGTCCtgcatctttgatttcttttataattcgAAAAAAAGGATTTCTTCTGAATTCTCAAAAAGATGCCTATATAGCACAAAgtaaaatgtgataaatatacataaaattttatgattaacagaaaatgagttttctatgctttatatttttttgtgcCCCAACCTTTcaacatttctaagaaaaaaaaaaaaaaaaaaaaaaaaccttacagaaGATGATTGGAAAGTATTCTAGGCAACAAAATTACAGCCTCTCAGTCATGCTGGTAGAGATGACCATGGAATTCTTACCTAGTTTTATTTTACCCCAAATTtgtagtaggtttttttttttttttttttaaaccattcttttgggcagcccgggtggctcagcggtttagagcctgcctttggcccagggcatgatcctggagacttggaatcgagtcccacgtcaggctccctgcatggagcctgtttctccctctgcctgtgtctctgcctctctctccctgcaccccccccccccgccctgtctctcacgaataaagtctttaaaaaacaacaacaacattctttcccctaagattttcCCCCTTTGTTAACATCTCTTTCTAGTTccaattttcttattcttaacaTCTGATACATGgcttttctccccccaccctcaagAAATGATTGGAAATACGGGTATATACCCAactctgaagatttatttttaattcaagacTTGAAATCTCTAGCCACATCTGCCCATTCACCATTCCAGACATTTTGGTAGGTATTGACCTCCCCTAATATTACTATCTTAGTAATATACTAGATTCTCCACTGATCAGAATGGTTAATTTTCTAAAGAACATAAACTGTTTTTACGAACTTTAGCCCCtggtgaaaatatttataaaatgtgtttggtatattttctttctcctttttttctatctttttattgaggtataattaacaacATTATggtagcttcaggtgtacaacttagtaaTTCAACATTTGGATACATTGCAAAATATCACAGTAAGTCTCATTACCTTTGTACCATCTGTTACAAAGTTaacacaatattattgactatattccccatgctgtacattatatccccatgacacATATATTTTAGTACTGGAAGTTCGTATTTCTTGATCCCCTTTGCTCATTATCTCCCCCCATTAAtcctcttcccctctggcaatcaccaatttGTTTTCTCTATGAGTCTgggctatgttttgttttgtttgtttgttttgttttttaggttccacataaaagtgaaatcatgtatttgtctttctctgtgatttatttcacttagcagaataccttccaggtccacccgtgttgtggcaaatggcaaaattt
Encoded here:
- the SGPP1 gene encoding sphingosine-1-phosphate phosphatase 1 encodes the protein MSLRQRLTQLAGRLQEPQKVARFQRLCGVEALPRRSAGPAAAQGEDEKAEAPLARGVRRREPQLGASAGPQPPGGGRNQCPAKPGGRGAPNGVRNGLASELGPASPRRVGALRRNSLTDEEGELAHVSNWPLYYLFCLGTELGNELFYILFFPFWIWNLDALVGRRLVVIWVLVMYLGQCTKDVIRWPRPASPPVVKLEVFYNSEYSMPSTHAMSGTAIPIAMVLLTYGRWQYPLIYGLILIPCWCSLVCLSRIYMGMHSILDIIAGFLYTILILIIFYPFVDLIDNFNQTHKYAPLIIIGLHLALGIFSFTLDTWSTSRGDTAEILGSGAGIACGSHVTYNMGLILDPSLDILPLARPPITMTLCGKAILRILIGMVFVLIVRDIMKKITIPLACKIFNIPCDDVRKARQHMEVELPYRYITYGMVGFSITFFVPYIFFFIGIS